In a genomic window of Diabrotica undecimpunctata isolate CICGRU chromosome 2, icDiaUnde3, whole genome shotgun sequence:
- the LOC140433084 gene encoding uncharacterized protein: protein MGFFDDIRNDYGQSTVRILKDWTRITIKLAALHNQKTFLLKCRSNGCFPGHVTNGLVNVNSLLHHRTGNIHHDAWKLCDRFGRNIINLEIKIAFADINFFERKLHELRTKAYNILNFHTFNEFNRRQRIKYNTEFHKIKKIQINKFNKLKIEAFDKIKFQEKWFKNLTSIHFPFEIKKFLALGPKFSLCPSKSDIRVPNLLSDIESIIRPLNDSQKDVVRSKCTNVITNFLHKEVKDHFLNKYYMQTKLFLKNHPEIYIVKSDKGNVTVVMYKEDYLQKTGELLNDTKYYTTLRRSPVCTLQQKANCLVSKLNIKKFIDNKKAKELKIYNSIAPRFYALPKIHKPTLSMRPIVSSLCPPNGPIAQLLTDILTNAYNLNNNFYIKDSFDFSSFINNFQLPQNYVLVSFDVTSLFTNLPLDLIISSVEKHWNEISQHTNIDLLHFKTLINFVFDSNIFIFNGVFYKQIFGSPMGSSLSPILSSYVMDDVISDCINIELVSISTGGIKFVSVSWLDVGSVTELLTGRSGSISKSDLLD, encoded by the exons atgggttttttcgatgaCATCCGAAACGATTATGGGCAATCTACAGTCAGAATTCTGAAGGATTGGACTAGAATTACCATCAAACTTGCTGCTTTACACAATCAGAAGACTTTTTTGTTGAAGTGTAGATCTAATGGATGTTTCCCTGGACATGTTACAAATGGCCTAGTTAATGTAAATTCCCTTTTACATCATCGGACTGGGAATATTCACCATGATGCTTGGAAATTATGTGACAGGtttggaagaaatattattaatttagaaattaaaatcgcttttgctgatataaacttttttgaaagaaaattacatgagttacgtaccaaggcctacaatatcttaaatttccacacatttaatgaatttaatcgtagacaaagaattaaatacaacacagaatttcataaaatcaaaaaaatacaaattaataagttcaataaattaaaaatagaagcttttgataagataaaatttcaagaaaaatggtttaaaaatctaacatctattcattttccttttgaaattaaaaaatttttagcattaggacctaaattttctttatgtccttcaaaatctgatattagagttcctaatttactttctgatattgaatcaataatcagaccacttaatgatagtcaaaaggatgttgttagatctaaatgtacaaacgttattacaaactttttgcataaagaagtcaaagatcattttttaaataaatactatatgcaaactaaactttttcttaaaaaccatcctgaaatttatattgttaaaagcgataaaggtaacgtaactgttgtaatgtacaaagaggattatctacaaaaaactggagaactcttaaatgatactaagtattacactacacttagaaggagtcctgtttgtactttgcaacaaaaagcaaattgtctagtatctaaattaaacataaagaaatttattgataataaaaaagcaaaagagctcaaaatttataattctattgctccacggttctatgctctgccaaaaatacataaaccaactttatctatgagaccaattgtttcatctttatgccctcctaatggaccaatagcacagctcctcactgacatcttaactaatgcttataatttaaacaacaatttttacattaaagattcatttgattttagttctttcattaataatttccaattaccacaaaattatgttttagttagttttgatgtaacatctctttttactaatttgcctttagatttaatcataagtagtgttgaaaaacattggaatgagatttcacaacacactaatattgacttattacatttcaaaacacttatcaactttgtttttgattctaatatttttatatttaatggtgtattttataaacaaatttttggtagtcctatgggatctagtctttcacccattctaagtagctatgtcatggatgatgttatcagtgattgtatca ATATAGAATTAGTTTCTATAAGTACGGGAGGTATTAAATTCGTATCTGTTTCTTGGTTAGATGTAGGTTCGGTAACAGAATTACTGACGGGAAGATCTGGTTCCATTTCTAAGAGTGATTTGTTAGACTGA
- the LOC140433085 gene encoding uncharacterized protein, whose protein sequence is MGFFDDIRNDYGQSTVRILKDWTRITIKLAALHNQKTFLLKCRSNGCFPGHVTNGLVNVNSLLHHRTGNIHHDAWKLCDRFGRNIINLEIKIAFADINFFERKLHELRTKAYNILNFHTFNEFNRRQRIKYNTEFHKIKKIQINKFNKLKIEAFDKIKFQEKWFKNLTSIHFPFEIKKFLALGPKFSLCPSKSDIRVPNLLSDIESIIRPLNDSQKDVVRSKCTNVITNFLHKEVKDHFLNKYYMQTKLFLKNHPEIYIVKSDKGNVTVVMYKEDYLQKTGELLNDTKYYTTLRRSPVCTLQQKANCLLSKLNIKKFIDNKKAKELKIYNSIAPRFYALPKIHKPTLSMRPIVSSLCPPNGPIAQLLTDILTNAYNLNNNFYIKDSFDFSSFINNFQLPQNYVLVSFDVTSLFTNLPLDLIISSVEKHWNEISQHTNIDLLHFKTLINFVFDSNIFIFNGVFYKQIFGSPMGSSLSPILSSYVMDDVISDCITDSAVVTDNPEEILDNEKQLS, encoded by the coding sequence atgggttttttcgatgaCATCCGAAACGATTATGGGCAATCTACAGTCAGAATTCTGAAGGATTGGACTAGAATTACCATCAAACTTGCTGCTTTACACAATCAGAAGACTTTTTTGTTGAAGTGTAGATCTAATGGATGTTTCCCTGGACATGTTACAAATGGCCTAGTTAATGTAAATTCCCTTTTACATCATCGGACTGGGAATATTCACCATGATGCTTGGAAATTATGTGACAGGtttggaagaaatattattaatttagaaattaaaatcgcttttgctgatataaacttttttgaaagaaaattacatgagttacgtaccaaggcctacaatatcttaaatttccacacatttaatgaatttaatcgtagacaaagaattaaatacaacacagaatttcataaaatcaaaaaaatacaaattaataagttcaataaattaaaaatagaagcttttgataagataaaatttcaagaaaaatggtttaaaaatctaacatctattcattttccttttgaaattaaaaaatttttagcattaggacctaaattttctttatgtccttcaaaatctgatattagagttcctaatttactttctgatattgaatcaataatcagaccacttaatgatagtcaaaaggatgttgttagatctaaatgtacaaacgttattacaaactttttgcataaagaagtcaaagatcattttttaaataaatactatatgcaaactaaactttttcttaaaaaccatcctgaaatttatattgttaaaagcgataaaggtaacgtaactgttgtaatgtacaaagaggattatctacaaaaaactggagaactcttaaatgatactaagtattacactacacttagaaggagtcctgtttgtactttgcaacaaaaagcaaattgtctactatctaaattaaacataaagaaatttattgataataaaaaagcaaaagagctcaaaatttataattctattgctccacggttctatgctctgccaaaaatacataaaccaactttatctatgagaccaattgtttcatctttatgccctcctaatggaccaatagcacagctcctcactgacatcttaactaatgcttataatttaaacaacaatttttacattaaagattcatttgattttagttctttcattaataatttccaattaccacaaaattatgttttagttagttttgatgtaacatctctttttactaatttgcctttagatttaatcataagtagtgttgaaaaacattggaatgagatttcacaacacactaatattgacttattacatttcaaaacacttatcaactttgtttttgattctaatatttttatatttaatggtgtattttataaacaaatttttggtagtcctatgggatctagtctttcacccattctaagtagctatgtcatggatgatgttatcagtgattgtatca